One segment of Papaver somniferum cultivar HN1 unplaced genomic scaffold, ASM357369v1 unplaced-scaffold_137, whole genome shotgun sequence DNA contains the following:
- the LOC113334606 gene encoding uncharacterized protein LOC113334606: MDGVKPIQTPISTSGDISYDRSTLLTDATEYRSIVGSLQYLTFTRPDLAYVVNKVCHFMHAPTVFHWSLVKRILRYLKNTSTFGILLRPYPSLQLSFSAYVDSDWAGSLEDRRTSGYCIFLGGNIISWSARKQKKISRSSTEAEYRGLAIATAEIMWI, from the coding sequence ATGGATGGTGTTAAACCTATTCAAACACCAATAAGTACTTCTGGTGACATATCTTATGATCGTAGTACCTTATTAACTGATGCTACTGAATATCGTAGCATTGTTGGATCCTTACAATATTTGACATTTACTCGTCCTGATTTGGCGTATGTTGTTAATAAGGTATGTCATTTTATGCATGCACCCACTGTTTTTCACTGGAGTCTGGTAAAGCGTATACTTCGTTATCTTAAAAACACGTCTACCTTTGGCATACTTCTTCGACCATATCCTTCTCTACAATTATCTTTCAGTGCATATGTTGATTCAgattgggctggttctcttgaAGATCGACGTACTAGTGGTTATTGTATTTTCTTGGGTGGTAAtattatttcttggagtgctcgtaagCAGAAAAAAATATCTCGTTCAAGTACTGAAGCAGAATATAGGGGACTTGCAATTGctactgctgaaattatgtggatttAA